GAACTTTGTGGTGATAAAACCTTCACATATGAGTGTGTGTCCCCATGTCTGGGTATATGTGTGTACTAAGTGTGATATGTGTGCATAAGTCCTGAATGCATCTGTGTGCACCagtgttatgtgtgtgcatgtttgtgtacagtgtgcatgtgtgtgcatgcttgtgtccAAGTGTGTTTGTGCACCTGTATGTGTACAAGTGAGCACTCATGtgcttgtgtatgcatgtgtgtgcatgtatgtggagCAGTACGCACcttgtgcatgcatatgtgtatcaGTGTACTAGTATGTGTTTATCAGTGTACATATTAATATGTACCAGAGTGTATGAGTACcagagtatgtgtatgtgtgtaccaGTGTTTATGGGTACcagggtgtgtatatgtgtatatcagtatgtgttgtgtgtaccagattgtgtgtatatgtgtatcaaTATGTGTGTAtcagagtgtgtgtatatgtgtatcagtATGTAtcagagtgtgtgtatatgtgtatcagtatgtgtgtgccagtgtgtgtatatgtgtatcagtatgtgtgtgccagtgtgtgtatatgtgtatcagtatgtgtgtgccagtgtgtgtgtatatgtgtatcagtatgtgtgtgccagtgtgtgtgtatatgtgtatcagtATGcgtgtgccagtgtgtgtgtatatgtgtatcagtatgtgtgccagtgtgtgtgtatatgtgtatcagtatgtgtgccagtgtgtgtgtatatgtgtatcagtATGTGTGTGCcagagtgtgtatatgtgtatcagtATGTGTGTACCagagcatgtgtatatgtgtatcagtGTGTactagtgtgtatgtgtatcaatATGTGTGTACCAGAgtgcgtgtatatgtgtatcaGTATGTGAGTACcagaatgtgtgtatatgtgtatcagtATGTGTAccaatatgtgtatatgtatcagtATGTGTGTACGAGTGTATGTATATGCGTACCAGAGTGTGTGTACCagagtgtatgtatatgtgtgccagAGTGTACGTGTACCAGAGCaagtacatgtatgtgtatacgtatatcagtgtgtatgtgtaccagtgtgtatgtgtgccagtttgtatatgtgtacatgcatgtgcacagTGCATatcatgtgcatgtatatgcaccACTGTGTGTGAAAGAATGTGCATCTGTGTAAGTTGGGTGTCtttatgtacacatgtgtatcatgtgtatatctgtgtgtacatgtaagcctgcatgtgtgcacaggtgtgtgtgcgtgtgtgtgtgtgtccatgttctGAAAGATGAGGTGAGGTTCCCTCAGGCACTGACAGGGCCTAGCTGGCTGGCTCACTCAGGCACTCCTCCTGGAGCGAGGCTGGGTGAGTCTGGGGGGCTCATGGGCCCAGGCCCCGGCAGTGGCAGCAGGCTGGAGCGGGGGCTGCTTATCAGGATCTCATAAGGGGGCAGGGCATCCATGGAGATGCTGTGCACCTGCTCATCCCTGGGGCGACCAGGGCCACCGCCAGGCTCCAGGGTGCCTGCACCCAGAACCCCAGGCTCCGGGGCACCTGGGCTGAGGACACCAGGCTCCAGGGTGCCTGGATTCAGGATGCCAGGCTGCAGGACAACCGGATTCGGGATGCCAGATTCCACGGCACCCGGATTCGGGTTGCCATTCGGCGGGAAGGCGTCGGTGAGCGAGTAGGGTGGCGGAGCATCAGTGGGAATGTAGAGCTGGGTGGCCCCTGGCCCTACGCACTCCTCGTAGCTGTAAGAGAAGAGGCTCTCTCAGTGCTGGCTGGAAACCAGTTTCGGGCGGGCCTCCTGCGAAGGCTGGGCCCGCCAGCAGCACTGTGCTGCCCTGGAGTGGACCAGGCCAGGCCTTTGTTGTGTGGGTGCCTACTGCGCTGACCCCAGAGGGCCCCAGCCACTGGGTCCTGGGTCCTGGAGCTGAGTGTTTCAGAACACCGGCTCTGAGACCTGGCCTCTGACTGCTCAGCCCTGGTGACTAGGGGAGAGCGGGCACTGCATATGGGGGAGCTGCTAGGAGCAATCTCAGGTCACCCCCACACTCCTTTCAGGGTTAGGAAAGATTCCCTCGTTCCTTCTGAACCACGTCAGTTTGGGCACAGAAGCCCCCCAGAGTCACTGGGGGCTTCTGTGCCCAAACCGACTCGGAGTgctgggagggtggaggggggccAGGGATGCCAGAGACTCATCTCCCCAGCCACCACTTGCTGGCAGGGGAGGGGATCTGTCTGGGGGGTACAGACAGGACCCCCCAGGAAAGGATTTCCCCAGTGGAACAGCCTCCTGATGACCAAGTGCTGTTTGGACACAAGATCCCCCTTCCCAAAGGGTGGACGAGGGTTTGGGGAGGGAATACACGAAGGAGTTGAGCCTGGCTTTCCTGCCCCATGCATCTGACCCCCTCTTCCCACTGCCCCTGGCTCAGGGACCCTCAGGGCCTGTGgccccaccaggagaaatttgCCTGTCAGAGGCTGCTGCTGAGGCCGCACGCAGCGGCCCCGCCCACATCTTATCCTGGTCTCTCCGGTACCCGGTCTGGACGCTGCTGCATGCTGTGCTCATCTCCCCGGGTCCAGCAGTGGGCGGGCATGTCCTCAGGTGCCTGCTGCCCTCCGTAAGGACAGTGACACCCAGGGGGGCCTTCTAAGGCCACACCACCACATAGTGTCATCTTCCCACCCAGGAAGCCCCAGAAAAAGGGGAGCTGCTTGACTCTGGGGTACCATTGGAGTATGTGGATCCCTTCCGGGGTCCTGCTGGGTGAGGAGAAGCAGGAACTTCTCACCTGAGGTCTCTGACCTTCCCCAGGTGCCCCTACATCTCGGACGGTGAAGGTTCCTCCGAGCCCCATGCATGcctaccctcctccctccctctctccccttatcCTCCTGCCTACCTGGGACCTTCTCACATGTGAACTTTGACCCGGAAGTGGACAAGACCAGAGCAACAAGACAGATTTTTCCCAGGACTTGCGATGCAGAGCTTCTGGGCCCACATCATCCACAGAGCAGCAGGTGTCCAGGGAGGGGGGACCCTCCCCTGGACTGTTCAGGAAAGGAGCCTTGAGCGTAGGACCCCCGGGATCATTAGATGCGGCCtctgggtgccccccaccccgttccGACTCAACCTGCTTGGCTCTCCTTCCTGCTGTTCCTCAGAGATGCTGGGGGATTGCTGCATTCCCTGGGATCCCATGGTCCCTGCAATACCTTCTTGTTCCACCTGTTACACCTGTTAAGTAGAGAGAGCCCCGTGtgccccacccctgacccctcGCCACCTTGCCAGGGCAGCTCTCTGGGGAAGCCAGAAGAGCAGCCAGAAGGCCCCGagtccttctccttccccagGCCTCTCCGATGAGCTGTGTGCCCCTCTCTAGACCCTCTGATCGGGGCCCACAGAGCAGGTGGTTTCCGGAGAGTTCATCTTGGGGATGGGGGTATGTGCTTCCACGCAGGCCATATGCCCTCCGCCCCCATGTGGCCCCCTTACGAAGGAGGAGCATCTGGGTACAGCTCCCGGAGCACCGCGGGGTTCACATCTCCCCAAGAGTTGAGCTCTAGGGTCCTCGGCCATTCCTCGAGTGTGCCGCACATGGAGCGCATCCTGCGGCCGAGTATGTGTCCGTCCGACACTGCAGGGACAGACAAGCAGCCCAGACCTCAGGCCAACGACCAGGGAGGGGGTTCACAGCCCTCTTGGAGGTCCCCAGGCTCTTTTGTCCCCCCACTTCACCAAGCATAGCTGCTTCTGAACACCCCCTCGGGCCCCCCTGCccctgtgcatgcacacacacacacacacacacacacacacacgcacacacagtccCAGGATGTGAGTGCCAGTCTGGGCTGGACACTGGTGTCAGGTGCTGCCCTGGCAAGACTCTTGGAGTGGTGGCCAGCCTGCCCTAAGTAGTCTGGTGCTTTGATAGTGTGCTGGGACAGTGAAAATTGGGCTGGCCTGCAGGTCTGGGAGAACTTCTTGGAGGAGGGGATCGCAGAGCAGAGTGATTAGGAATGATTGAGAGGAAGAGGAGTAGGCTGGGCAGAGGGGCACAGTAGCTAGAACCAtggagggagatgagagagaagagTGTGGCATGAGGCCAGAGGTAGAGAATAGATTTTGTGTGTGAGAAGCCCGGGGTTCCTTCCCTGGCATCGAATAACTGAAGTGGGTCATGAGCCTGGAGCCTGGGAGCCTGGAGTCGTGGAGCTGGGCTAGCCAGACCCCCACATGGGGAGGAGAGTGCTGGGCAAAGAGGACTGCAGAGATGCTGGGAGCACCCTGCACTCCACTGTGCTCTCCCCTTTCTCAGACCCAGAGGGAGATGCATGCTCTGGCCTTGCCCACACTGCCTTCTGTCCTGGGTTCTTCTCTGCATCTTCACCTCAACGACACTAGGAAGCTCTGTAGCTAAGCAACACAACTCCCGTGCCCTGCGCTGCAGACTCCTCGGACCCTCAAACTGTGTTCACCCCTCTCAGCCCAACAGAGGACACCAGGTCTGCCTCCAAATGCTCCAGATGGAAaagcttccctccttcccttctcctcccttcccctcccgctCCTCTTCTTTCCATCCTCACCcactccacccatccatccatccatccatccatccatccatccatccatccatccacccacccacccatccatcaatccatccatccatccatccatccacccatttatccatccatccatccatccatccatccatccatccatccatccacccatttatccatccatccatccatccatccatccatccacccatccatccatccatccatccatccatccacccatccatccatccacccatccatccatccatccatccatccatccatccatccatccatccatccatccatccatccatccatccacccacccatccacccatccacccacccatccatccatccatccatccatccatccatccatccacccatccatccatccctccctccctcagatccccacactccccacccctctgccctcctgcctaTCCACCTACCTCCTTGACCCACatacccactcactcactcactcctgcACCCACTTCTGCCTCCATCTTCTGCCACAAGCCCCAGCCCAGCTTTCattcacccccacccacccacccctgtctCTCTGCCCATCCTTTCCCCAGTCCTTCCCAACCACTCTGGGGACAGTCTGCAcacatggtgcccagggctggggagcagcCCCCTGGCCTCCCTCTCCTGTCCTCAGAACATATGGGGTGTAGCTGTGAGCATGTCCTTGCCCCCCTGAGAGGTACCTTCCCTGAATGCTTTGCTGCCCCCTTGACACCTTCCCGCTGGCCCCTAGGATGCAGGAGGGGGTCCCAGGCAGGGGTGACTCACTGAAGTCATACTCCTCGTCGCCATggtggcggcggtggcggcggcggtgaCGGTTTCGCTGCTGGTGGTACCACTGCAGCCGCGCCTGCCGCTCCCGCCGGAGGCTGCCCACGATGATGGTGATGCAGGAGAGGATGAGCACCACGCCTACCACGGCGCTGGCCACCAGCACAGGCGACACCAGCAGGTGGCTGTGCTCCTCATTCTCCGAGAACGTGGAGTAGTAGTTGCCCGTACTGTTGTacggggctgtggggtggggagagagagggagggggcgcTTTTCTGAGAAGGGGGGAATCTCGGGTGCTGCCACCAATTTCCCCCTCTATCCCTGCACCCTGCGAGTCAGCCCCAGAGGGAGGATGGTGGGGTCAGCTCCTCTGCGGGATCTTTGGGGAGCAGAGGCCTACGGGAAGCTGAGGTGAGGGGCCCCAGGCTCATTTTGGTTCCCTCAACCACAGGCCACTCTCAGTTACACTTTGCAGACTGgggtgatagtccagtgggaagggctttgcctggcacagagcagagctgggttggacccccagcaccccatatggtccccgagcctgccagaagtagtcctgagcacagagccaggagtaagccctgagcactgctaggtgtggccccaacataaAAGCTTTCCCATTTGCCTTCAGCACCCAGAGGTGACAAGGGACACAGCAAggtgcccccctctccccctaaaAAGTGATCCATGTTTAAATGACCAGGTCCAAGCTCAGTGCAAGAGAAATGTCATCCTTGGAGGGTGGCCAGAGTTATGCTGGCCTCTGTCACCTCGTGGATACCCACGGTGGGAATTACTGGTGGATGCTGGTTCTCTCGCCAGCCTCAGTGTACCTTTCTGACCCAACACTAGACACAGAGGACAGGAAGGGGCACTGCAGGCCACCCTCATCTAGTGTGACCACTCTGTGATTCTGGAGCCACTGGCCAAGGCTTTGACTAGGGCTGGAGCTGGGTCAGTGGTCACTCTGCTTGCCGGGGTCCTTCTGATCAAGTCCAGACCTGCTGGCTGTCCCATCAGTGCCACCCTCATCCTGCCCTCCAGGTGCCAACAGTTAAGAGGCATCAGCCTTCCTGGGAACAGTAggagtatgtgtgtatggggtgggggtgggagagcctGGTGGCCCCAACCAGTCTCAAGGACCCAGAACAAAAGCTGAGGGTCAGCTGAGTGTGTGCACCTAGCCCTAGGTGCCCAGATGCCAGCCCTTCCCCGTCTCCTTGAAGATGCTCCCTGCTCCGCCAGCCACCGCGGCAGATGAGAGCCTCACCCTCCTGCCAGTGTTTTCGGTACCAGGTTCAGTAGCAGCCAAGCATGGAGTGGCACCTCCTGTGCTTCCCAATGGAGCCAGCTGGCCTGGGCACCCTCCTGCATGGCTGGCTGGGAAATTCATCGTCCAGTTACTGCAGCCTGGCAGAGGTAGGCACTGCTTTAAGGTTTGAGGGAAGTCCCCATCTCCCAAAGGCAGTGACCCTTCTAGTACCTAGATAAATATGGCAGCAGGGAAAGCAGCtcagctccctcccacccctctgtgTCCCCCTGCAAGGACAGAGCAAGAAAATGGCTTTGCCTCAGTGGAAATTTCCCTCCCGCCAGCTTCTCCAAAGGGACCGAAAGCCAGAGGAAGGGCCACCTCAAGATAATGGGCTCTGCCCTGAGACATCGTGCACCCTCTGTGGCCTGTTCCAGCACAACTGGAAACCCACTGTGGGTGACACACCAGGCCTGCTACTTTCCACGGACTCTGTCATCTCATTGAATTCTGATGGCTGTCACAGGAGCCCCAGGTAACAGGTGGGGAGTCTGAGCCTCCGGGAGGT
This Sorex araneus isolate mSorAra2 chromosome 8, mSorAra2.pri, whole genome shotgun sequence DNA region includes the following protein-coding sequences:
- the BEAN1 gene encoding protein BEAN1 isoform X2 — translated: MWGLGLQDPEVSAPYNSTGNYYSTFSENEEHSHLLVSPVLVASAVVGVVLILSCITIIVGSLRRERQARLQWYHQQRNRHRRRHRRHHGDEEYDFMSDGHILGRRMRSMCGTLEEWPRTLELNSWGDVNPAVLRELYPDAPPSYEECVGPGATQLYIPTDAPPPYSLTDAFPPNGNPNPGAVESGIPNPVVLQPGILNPGTLEPGVLSPGAPEPGVLGAGTLEPGGGPGRPRDEQVHSISMDALPPYEILISSPRSSLLPLPGPGPMSPPDSPSLAPGGVPE
- the BEAN1 gene encoding protein BEAN1 isoform X1 — encoded protein: MGKVSCTSDYPPFLGGPCPTPYNSTGNYYSTFSENEEHSHLLVSPVLVASAVVGVVLILSCITIIVGSLRRERQARLQWYHQQRNRHRRRHRRHHGDEEYDFMSDGHILGRRMRSMCGTLEEWPRTLELNSWGDVNPAVLRELYPDAPPSYEECVGPGATQLYIPTDAPPPYSLTDAFPPNGNPNPGAVESGIPNPVVLQPGILNPGTLEPGVLSPGAPEPGVLGAGTLEPGGGPGRPRDEQVHSISMDALPPYEILISSPRSSLLPLPGPGPMSPPDSPSLAPGGVPE